In Patescibacteria group bacterium, a single window of DNA contains:
- a CDS encoding glycosyltransferase family 4 protein, whose translation MNILVMSWRDPKHPLAGGAEQVDHEHHKGWIAAGNKVTLFSSSFTNAKKIEEIDGVKIIRKGNQILGVQLQALFWYLFERKEKFDLVVDEFHGIPFFTPLYIWGPKMAVLQEVARDVWLKNDLHYPLNVIVGNIGYYFEPLVYLLYRQIIFMVGSQSAKKELHEMKISNENIKVVPHGVILDLPKNKLEKEKIKTVIFLGALAKDKGIEDAIKTFAILNKKSDYQFWIVGKGGEDYLSYLKGLCKKLAIENKVIFWGFVSQKKKFELLTRAHIMLNPSLLEGFGLVNIEANACATPVVAYNCPGLVDSVENNQSGKIIEKNIPAEMAKEIDGILKNKNEYKKLQNGALEWSQRFSWEASRKLSLDLVESLGIK comes from the coding sequence ATGAATATTTTGGTTATGAGTTGGAGAGATCCTAAGCACCCTCTTGCTGGAGGAGCTGAACAAGTTGATCATGAGCATCACAAAGGATGGATCGCTGCAGGAAATAAAGTGACTCTTTTTTCTTCATCTTTTACTAATGCAAAGAAAATTGAAGAGATTGATGGCGTAAAAATAATTAGAAAAGGAAACCAGATTTTAGGAGTTCAATTGCAAGCCTTATTTTGGTATTTATTTGAGAGAAAAGAAAAATTTGATTTAGTTGTTGATGAATTTCATGGAATTCCATTTTTTACGCCTTTGTATATTTGGGGGCCAAAAATGGCGGTTTTGCAGGAAGTTGCACGAGACGTGTGGTTAAAAAACGATCTTCATTATCCTCTCAATGTAATTGTGGGCAACATTGGTTATTATTTTGAGCCACTTGTGTATTTGTTGTATAGGCAAATTATTTTTATGGTTGGATCGCAGTCAGCAAAAAAAGAATTACATGAGATGAAAATTTCTAACGAAAATATAAAAGTAGTTCCACATGGTGTTATTTTAGATTTACCAAAGAATAAACTCGAAAAAGAAAAAATAAAAACTGTAATTTTCCTTGGTGCTCTTGCTAAGGATAAAGGAATTGAAGATGCCATAAAAACGTTTGCAATTTTAAACAAAAAAAGCGATTACCAATTCTGGATTGTTGGTAAGGGGGGAGAAGATTATTTAAGTTATCTTAAAGGTCTTTGTAAAAAATTAGCAATTGAGAATAAAGTTATTTTTTGGGGTTTTGTAAGTCAGAAGAAAAAATTTGAACTTTTAACAAGAGCTCATATTATGCTTAATCCATCTCTTTTAGAGGGGTTTGGACTAGTAAATATTGAGGCAAATGCATGTGCAACTCCGGTTGTGGCTTATAACTGTCCTGGGTTAGTTGATTCTGTAGAGAATAATCAAAGTGGGAAGATAATTGAAAAAAATATACCAGCCGAGATGGCGAAAGAAATTGATGGAATTTTAAAAAATAAGAATGAGTATAAGAAACTACAAAATGGAGCATTAGAATGGAGCCAAAGATTTAGTTGGGAAGCTTCACGTAAATTAAGTCTTGATTTGGTAGAAAGTTTGGGAATAAAATAG
- a CDS encoding class I SAM-dependent methyltransferase, whose product MKNFWNKFTDQFGNTILHPQFIMLSYTREALVEILKYSKNKKLIDLGCGRMEYREILQTKLKKYIGVDHPKVSLLYNPQNKPDILADISKEIPVPNKSFDIAICLEVFEYLENPSKTFSEINRILKQNGILILTIPFMYPLHDVPYDRYRFSESELKLLLKNNKFKIKKIKANGNFLGFWFQSLNAFLVKRIFDILKSKKNILLTIYLIFLLLITPEIVIFTNILFSVSKNINLNFPNYFPLDYLVVATKY is encoded by the coding sequence ATGAAAAATTTCTGGAATAAATTTACAGACCAATTTGGAAACACAATTCTTCATCCCCAATTTATAATGCTTTCGTATACAAGAGAAGCACTAGTAGAAATACTAAAATACTCTAAAAATAAAAAATTAATCGATCTTGGATGTGGCAGAATGGAATACCGTGAGATTCTTCAAACAAAACTAAAAAAGTATATAGGCGTCGATCATCCAAAAGTTTCATTGCTATACAATCCACAAAACAAGCCAGACATCCTGGCCGATATTTCAAAAGAGATTCCCGTTCCAAACAAATCTTTCGACATCGCCATTTGCCTTGAAGTTTTTGAATACCTAGAAAATCCATCAAAAACTTTCTCTGAAATTAATAGAATTTTAAAACAAAACGGAATCCTGATTCTCACTATACCTTTTATGTATCCTCTTCATGATGTTCCGTATGATCGATATCGATTTAGTGAATCAGAGCTAAAACTTTTACTAAAAAATAATAAATTTAAAATTAAAAAAATAAAAGCAAATGGAAATTTTCTAGGGTTTTGGTTTCAATCACTAAATGCTTTTTTAGTAAAAAGAATTTTCGATATTCTAAAATCTAAAAAAAATATTTTATTGACAATCTATTTAATTTTTCTTTTATTAATCACTCCAGAAATTGTAATTTTCACAAATATTTTATTTTCAGTTTCCAAAAACATTAATTTAAATTTTCCAAATTACTTTCCGCTTGATTATCTAGTCGTAGCAACTAAATACTAA
- a CDS encoding oligosaccharide flippase family protein yields the protein MINFKKILKHPLFSGSILMIGGNMFANVINYLYQVIMKRNLGLVGYGELSSIFAIFYIATIVPISASPSIIKFISSSKNRSESVFIYKKINEVIVKVSLVLGIFVLILSPFLADFLHVHLTNVLIIAPVVFFSLITVTNQSLLQGVLNFWGNVGPNILSSASKLIFGIIFVFIGWKVFGAVAGVFCGTLLAYLYSYYLAKGFLKNVKAKGKFDFKKFLKYSLPVLIFSFAFTSFFTMDVVLVKHFFSDLDAGIYATLSILGKIIYFAASPIAGVMFPIVAGKHSKGERYFELLLISLLITIFMSLGIVAVYALFPHFIIGFFGSGSNLIPVYDLIWMGLFICFYTVSFFMMNFFLSIDKTKLVILPLVFATLQIVLICMFHSSLLTVIQISFSLMLVMFLILFSYLVYNRFEYAKKRT from the coding sequence ATGATAAATTTTAAAAAGATTTTGAAACATCCGCTTTTTTCAGGAAGCATTTTAATGATTGGTGGAAATATGTTTGCTAATGTTATCAACTATCTTTATCAGGTAATTATGAAAAGGAATCTTGGCCTGGTAGGTTATGGTGAACTTTCGAGTATTTTTGCTATTTTTTATATAGCAACTATTGTTCCTATTTCGGCAAGCCCTTCGATAATTAAGTTTATCTCATCAAGCAAAAATCGTAGCGAGTCGGTTTTTATTTATAAAAAAATAAACGAAGTTATTGTTAAAGTGTCTCTTGTTTTGGGGATTTTTGTCTTAATTTTGTCACCTTTTTTAGCAGATTTTTTACATGTGCATTTAACAAATGTTCTGATTATCGCTCCGGTCGTCTTTTTTAGTTTAATTACTGTTACTAATCAATCTTTATTGCAGGGAGTTTTAAATTTTTGGGGAAATGTGGGACCAAATATATTATCCAGCGCCAGCAAACTTATTTTTGGAATTATTTTTGTATTTATTGGCTGGAAAGTTTTTGGTGCGGTTGCCGGTGTTTTTTGTGGAACACTGCTTGCTTATTTATATTCTTATTATCTGGCAAAAGGTTTTTTAAAAAATGTTAAAGCTAAGGGCAAATTTGATTTCAAAAAATTCCTGAAATACTCTTTGCCGGTACTCATTTTTTCGTTTGCATTTACTTCTTTTTTTACAATGGATGTTGTTTTGGTCAAACATTTTTTTAGCGATTTGGATGCCGGAATATATGCAACTCTTTCAATACTTGGAAAAATAATTTATTTTGCAGCTAGCCCAATTGCAGGTGTAATGTTTCCTATTGTTGCTGGAAAACATTCAAAAGGAGAACGATATTTTGAATTACTTTTGATTTCGCTTTTGATCACAATTTTTATGTCATTAGGAATCGTTGCTGTATATGCGCTTTTCCCACATTTCATAATTGGGTTTTTTGGAAGTGGTAGTAATCTGATTCCAGTTTATGATTTAATCTGGATGGGACTTTTTATATGTTTTTATACAGTTTCTTTTTTTATGATGAATTTTTTTCTTTCGATTGATAAAACAAAACTGGTTATTTTGCCGTTAGTTTTTGCAACATTGCAAATCGTTTTAATTTGCATGTTTCATTCAAGTTTACTAACTGTGATTCAGATTTCATTTTCGCTAATGTTAGTTATGTTTTTGATTTTATTTTCTTATTTGGTTTACAATCGCTTTGAATATGCAAAAAAAAGAACTTAA
- a CDS encoding DUF5667 domain-containing protein → MFKRLFILILSLVFIIGAGNAVFAKATPKPTSSPKPTATPVDSFALFWPMSAGKTMQSKVYFLKILKEDARGFFIFGSAQKADYDIFLTIKRMLEAEALMGGNVSDLANKTLDAAGSDLDKVNSSLTDAKNSGDIDQNTKNEINIRTTNLKAFTSSLMNQYPAYNDKLQSIQDKLNSISI, encoded by the coding sequence ATGTTTAAGCGTCTTTTTATATTAATTTTGAGCCTTGTCTTTATAATTGGAGCTGGAAATGCTGTTTTTGCTAAAGCAACCCCGAAGCCTACCTCTTCTCCTAAACCAACGGCAACTCCAGTTGATTCGTTTGCTCTTTTTTGGCCTATGTCTGCAGGTAAAACAATGCAAAGTAAAGTTTATTTTCTAAAAATTTTAAAGGAAGATGCTCGAGGATTTTTCATTTTTGGATCTGCACAAAAGGCTGATTACGATATTTTTTTGACAATAAAGCGAATGCTTGAAGCGGAAGCGCTTATGGGAGGAAATGTTTCTGATTTAGCGAATAAAACATTAGATGCAGCTGGCAGTGATCTGGATAAAGTAAACAGTTCTTTAACTGATGCTAAGAATTCTGGGGATATTGATCAGAATACAAAAAATGAGATTAATATCAGAACTACAAATTTAAAGGCTTTTACAAGTTCTTTGATGAATCAATATCCTGCATATAATGATAAATTACAAAGTATCCAAGATAAGCTAAACTCCATTAGTATTTAG
- a CDS encoding glycosyltransferase codes for MKKDLVSIVIPARNEEKNIGRLLDSIKKQSYKRIETIVVDDGSSDKTINISKQKGAKVFQRAHLERSAQRNFGASKAKGKYLIFLDADMELTKKVVEDCVSTVFGKYKLLVIPEKTVGNNFIARIRNFEREMYMGDFSIEVARFFEKKIFEEYGGYDLELTGPEDYDLPYRIGKQYEIGRSGEYILHHEEGVTLYRLLKKKYYYGRNGAKYAKKHPELIATQGNLLFRKAYFRNWKKFVNDPVLGFSFVIVRTLEATWAVAGYLSSFI; via the coding sequence ATGAAAAAAGATCTAGTTTCAATAGTTATTCCAGCACGAAACGAAGAAAAAAACATCGGAAGGTTGTTGGATAGTATCAAAAAACAGTCTTATAAAAGAATTGAGACAATTGTGGTCGATGATGGTTCTTCTGATAAAACAATCAATATTTCAAAACAGAAAGGTGCAAAGGTTTTTCAAAGAGCGCATTTAGAAAGGAGCGCGCAGAGGAATTTTGGAGCGTCGAAGGCAAAAGGAAAATATCTAATTTTCTTAGATGCTGATATGGAACTTACAAAAAAAGTTGTGGAAGATTGTGTTTCTACCGTTTTTGGAAAATATAAATTACTAGTTATTCCGGAAAAAACTGTTGGAAATAATTTTATTGCCAGGATTCGTAATTTTGAACGAGAGATGTACATGGGTGACTTTTCAATTGAGGTAGCAAGGTTTTTTGAAAAGAAAATTTTTGAGGAATATGGAGGATATGATTTAGAGCTTACAGGGCCTGAAGATTATGATTTACCATATCGTATTGGTAAACAATATGAAATCGGCAGAAGTGGTGAATATATATTGCATCACGAAGAAGGGGTGACACTTTATAGACTTTTGAAGAAAAAATATTATTACGGGAGAAACGGTGCAAAATATGCAAAAAAACACCCTGAGCTAATTGCAACTCAAGGAAATCTACTATTTCGTAAAGCCTATTTCAGAAATTGGAAAAAATTTGTCAATGATCCTGTGCTTGGATTTTCATTTGTTATTGTTAGAACTTTGGAAGCAACCTGGGCTGTTGCTGGGTATTTAAGTTCATTTATATGA
- a CDS encoding glycosyltransferase family 4 protein — translation MRIGILTHNYPRNSREQIGAEVFVYSFARLLKKEGHEVFVFCPSYSGKKEKYKDVPVTWFYWHDDNKKMGDLSLANISSLFWISIMVLKGGFEVLKFIQTNDIDVIISMWAFPAGFWAMIGKFFAGKPSVIISMGSDIFVYPKILPIKWLTGFILMMGDLVYGNGYKICRRIKEISGRKALFFPITASNLPFKYAMKIKMDTKKFNFIYVGRLEPVKGPDVLFEATKKLRRKVDNFVVYLAGPGTMFEDLKVKVKKDRLDENFKLLGPVYDRKKVAGLFLQADSLVMASRSESTPFTVIEAINAKLPIVVTDVGDMGKIASDFKIGFVAPAEDATALADEMFKIIKKGKGFKKKIAKNFKKPKEIYDTYKSTKKMLLKVEELL, via the coding sequence ATGCGAATTGGAATTTTAACTCACAATTATCCGAGAAATTCTAGAGAACAAATTGGTGCAGAGGTTTTTGTTTACAGTTTTGCGAGACTCCTAAAAAAAGAGGGGCATGAAGTATTTGTATTTTGTCCTAGTTATTCAGGAAAAAAAGAGAAGTATAAGGATGTACCAGTGACATGGTTTTACTGGCATGATGACAACAAGAAAATGGGAGATCTTTCCTTAGCTAATATTTCTTCTCTGTTTTGGATTTCTATCATGGTACTAAAGGGTGGTTTTGAAGTTTTAAAGTTTATACAAACAAATGATATTGATGTGATTATATCAATGTGGGCTTTTCCGGCTGGATTCTGGGCCATGATTGGAAAATTTTTTGCTGGTAAACCTTCTGTTATTATATCAATGGGTTCTGATATTTTTGTTTATCCAAAAATATTGCCAATAAAATGGTTAACGGGGTTTATTTTAATGATGGGTGATTTGGTTTATGGCAATGGTTATAAAATTTGTAGAAGGATTAAGGAAATATCGGGAAGGAAGGCTTTGTTCTTTCCGATAACTGCTTCAAATTTGCCATTTAAATATGCAATGAAAATCAAAATGGATACAAAAAAATTCAACTTTATATATGTGGGAAGACTTGAGCCGGTTAAAGGACCTGATGTTTTGTTTGAAGCCACGAAAAAATTAAGAAGAAAGGTCGATAACTTTGTTGTTTATCTGGCAGGACCTGGAACAATGTTTGAGGACTTAAAAGTTAAAGTTAAGAAAGATAGACTAGATGAGAACTTTAAGCTTCTAGGACCGGTTTATGATAGAAAAAAAGTTGCCGGACTGTTTTTGCAGGCAGACAGTTTGGTTATGGCCTCAAGAAGCGAAAGTACCCCCTTCACTGTGATTGAGGCAATTAATGCGAAATTGCCAATTGTTGTTACAGATGTAGGGGATATGGGGAAAATTGCCAGTGATTTTAAGATTGGTTTTGTTGCACCTGCAGAAGATGCAACTGCTTTGGCTGACGAAATGTTTAAAATAATAAAAAAAGGGAAAGGTTTCAAGAAAAAAATTGCCAAAAACTTCAAAAAACCCAAAGAAATTTATGATACTTATAAATCTACAAAAAAAATGTTATTAAAAGTAGAAGAATTGTTATGA
- a CDS encoding glycosyltransferase family 2 protein, which produces MIKKLSFIIPAKNEEDSIEILYKELINEVKKLKTKYEIIFIDDGSTDRTFNIFEKLRKKDKNISVIKLRGNWGKSVALSIGFEKASGDIVFTLDADLQDNPKDIPSFIKKINEGNDLVSGWKKRRKDPISKTIPSKVMNSLVRLLTGLKIHDMNCGFKAYKKDVVKDLNLHGDLYRFIPIIAQKQNFKVDEVIVSHRRRKYGKSKYGIKRLLSGWLDLLTVFFLVRYLRRPGHFFGFIGLVMIIIGTIIGFYISFLEITTGSIQFHYPLLFLGVMLIILGVNLLMTGLLAEMIIHFEGKQNYQNIIVSNKN; this is translated from the coding sequence ATGATAAAAAAACTTTCATTCATTATCCCAGCTAAAAATGAAGAAGACTCCATAGAAATTTTGTATAAGGAATTAATTAACGAAGTTAAAAAGTTAAAAACAAAATATGAAATAATTTTTATTGATGACGGATCAACAGATCGAACTTTTAATATCTTTGAAAAATTAAGAAAAAAAGATAAAAATATTTCCGTTATTAAACTTAGAGGTAATTGGGGAAAATCAGTGGCGCTATCAATTGGTTTTGAGAAGGCTTCAGGGGATATTGTTTTTACTCTTGATGCAGACCTTCAAGACAATCCAAAGGATATACCTAGTTTTATTAAAAAAATTAATGAAGGAAACGATTTGGTTTCAGGTTGGAAAAAAAGAAGAAAAGACCCTATTAGTAAAACTATTCCATCTAAAGTTATGAATTCTCTTGTTAGGCTTTTAACTGGCCTCAAAATACACGACATGAATTGCGGTTTCAAAGCTTACAAAAAAGATGTTGTCAAAGATTTAAATTTGCATGGAGATCTTTATCGTTTTATTCCAATAATTGCACAAAAACAAAACTTCAAAGTTGATGAGGTAATCGTTTCTCATCGACGCCGCAAGTATGGTAAATCAAAATACGGAATAAAAAGATTATTAAGCGGATGGCTTGATTTGTTAACCGTTTTTTTCTTAGTTAGATATTTGCGCAGACCGGGGCATTTTTTTGGATTTATCGGACTTGTAATGATTATAATCGGAACAATTATCGGTTTTTATATCAGTTTTCTTGAAATAACAACCGGCAGTATTCAATTTCACTATCCGCTTCTTTTCTTGGGAGTAATGTTAATTATTTTAGGAGTTAATTTATTAATGACAGGTCTTCTGGCAGAGATGATTATTCATTTTGAAGGAAAGCAAAATTATCAAAATATTATTGTAAGTAATAAAAACTAA
- a CDS encoding glycosyltransferase family 39 protein gives MKKIAFIFAFIFFIAGLFTLKDYGINWDVINHLPRGQAYLNYYLTGKKDYSNLQDFFSGWQTLGQWYYQNPTSLFINADIPLSKVPTRSLYQNSDLNFSYFMSNDGYGHPPLSDILSSLFNVVLFQKLRIIDDIDAYHVYGVLLASVLVGLIFYWVSRVYGKIAGSLASLSLASYPLFWSEMHFNTEKDVPETVYWSIFIFFVWKGIVTKKAKWIFVSGIFFGLALGTKFNILFAVFVIVPWTLSYFIFEKQKLLSKINFKILFAAIFAFAIGILIFVVFWPYLWPDPIGRVQNVIQFYKDIGIATGPVDPRFSGPLGINYYPVFWIITTTPPIVLIFSGAGVIFGIINFKKHKEISILFLLWFLVPILRVTWHGANIYGGIRQLMEYVPALCAFAGIGGSYLFNKLRRFRNNLFVKSVFVAVVFLVLLVPIIGTHPVEDVYFNFLVGGLAGAKAMDIPAWGNSFGSAYRQAIDWIDVNVPKNSKLVYAYELIPNVPRIWIRQDIDLDNANRSGYLRNGEYAMTLNYEGTDTRSYYDMYLTTFLNPVYQEKIDGVPVVTVWKNDDAHLKNPWIEKKVPKVNVIKTENSLKFDLNDEYKISRLDMTYNQNKCSNLTSGYFEISNDNVSWTRLPGVLPDDWAISVLKQQPDKGKFTEPFVGQNVRFIKFNMLPENTCLLKNYRSFSFYYLQ, from the coding sequence ATGAAAAAAATTGCTTTTATTTTTGCTTTTATTTTTTTTATTGCTGGACTTTTTACTTTAAAAGATTACGGAATTAATTGGGATGTTATTAATCATCTTCCGCGAGGACAGGCATATTTAAATTATTATTTGACAGGTAAAAAAGATTATTCTAATTTGCAGGATTTTTTTTCTGGTTGGCAAACATTGGGCCAATGGTATTATCAAAACCCTACAAGCCTTTTTATTAATGCAGATATACCTTTGTCTAAAGTCCCAACCCGAAGTCTTTATCAAAATAGTGATCTTAACTTTAGCTATTTTATGTCGAATGATGGATATGGTCATCCGCCGCTTTCGGATATATTGTCGTCTTTATTTAATGTAGTTTTATTTCAGAAACTAAGAATTATTGATGATATTGACGCTTATCATGTTTATGGAGTTTTGCTTGCGAGTGTTTTGGTTGGGCTGATATTTTATTGGGTCTCTAGAGTTTACGGAAAAATTGCTGGTTCGTTAGCAAGTTTGTCACTTGCATCTTACCCGCTTTTTTGGAGTGAAATGCATTTTAATACGGAAAAAGATGTGCCGGAGACTGTTTATTGGAGTATTTTTATTTTTTTTGTATGGAAGGGGATTGTAACAAAAAAAGCGAAGTGGATATTTGTTTCTGGAATATTTTTTGGTTTAGCCCTTGGCACAAAATTTAATATTTTGTTTGCAGTTTTTGTAATAGTTCCTTGGACTTTATCGTATTTTATTTTTGAAAAGCAAAAGCTATTATCAAAAATTAATTTTAAGATTTTGTTTGCCGCAATTTTTGCATTTGCGATTGGCATTTTAATCTTTGTTGTTTTTTGGCCTTATCTTTGGCCGGATCCGATTGGAAGAGTGCAAAATGTAATTCAATTTTATAAAGATATTGGAATTGCAACTGGACCTGTTGATCCAAGATTTTCTGGTCCACTTGGAATAAATTATTATCCTGTTTTTTGGATAATAACTACCACACCGCCGATTGTTTTAATTTTTTCTGGTGCTGGAGTTATTTTTGGAATTATAAATTTTAAAAAACATAAAGAGATTTCTATTTTATTTTTGTTGTGGTTTTTAGTTCCTATACTTAGAGTTACGTGGCATGGGGCAAATATTTATGGCGGAATAAGACAGTTGATGGAATATGTGCCTGCACTTTGTGCATTTGCTGGGATTGGCGGAAGTTATTTGTTTAATAAATTAAGAAGGTTTAGAAATAATCTTTTTGTAAAGAGTGTGTTTGTGGCGGTTGTATTTTTAGTTTTGCTTGTTCCTATTATCGGGACACATCCTGTTGAGGATGTGTATTTTAATTTTCTTGTTGGCGGACTTGCTGGGGCAAAGGCGATGGATATTCCAGCATGGGGAAACAGTTTTGGTTCGGCATATAGGCAGGCAATTGACTGGATTGATGTAAATGTGCCAAAAAACTCCAAACTGGTTTATGCGTATGAACTTATTCCTAATGTTCCAAGAATTTGGATAAGACAAGATATTGATCTTGATAACGCGAATCGTAGCGGATATTTGCGCAACGGAGAGTATGCAATGACATTAAATTACGAAGGAACCGACACAAGAAGTTATTACGATATGTATTTGACTACTTTTCTAAACCCAGTGTATCAGGAAAAAATTGATGGTGTGCCTGTTGTGACTGTTTGGAAAAATGACGATGCACATTTAAAGAATCCATGGATTGAGAAAAAAGTTCCAAAGGTTAATGTGATAAAAACAGAAAATAGTTTGAAGTTTGATTTGAATGATGAATATAAAATCTCAAGACTTGATATGACATATAATCAAAATAAATGCAGTAATTTGACGAGTGGATATTTTGAAATTTCAAACGATAATGTTAGTTGGACGAGATTGCCTGGAGTTTTACCAGATGATTGGGCAATATCAGTTTTGAAACAACAACCAGACAAAGGGAAGTTTACAGAACCATTTGTGGGGCAAAATGTAAGATTTATAAAATTTAATATGTTGCCTGAAAATACTTGTTTATTGAAAAATTATAGAAGTTTTAGTTTTTATTACTTACAATAA
- a CDS encoding polysaccharide deacetylase family protein, with the protein MTKGTFCISIDTELLWGRKDLDIQKFTKKVKKEREVIKKLLKLFNKYNISVTWAIVGKLYEGNDPLWSGKDIISWIKKEKIHELGSHSYSHEIFNLIPSKKANQEIKKNKAKSFVYPRNKIKYLSLLKKHNFIDFRGKDKSEFELILPRIPPTQNPKKNSNLIEIPSSMYFVSARGIRKFIIFKNLRYIKSVLGINKAIKNHEIFHIWFHPIDLVDDSENLLNELEKILKYANKKRNEKKIQILTMEQISRSYK; encoded by the coding sequence ATGACAAAAGGAACATTTTGTATTTCAATCGACACAGAACTTCTGTGGGGAAGAAAAGATTTAGATATTCAAAAATTTACCAAAAAAGTAAAAAAGGAAAGAGAAGTTATAAAAAAACTACTTAAACTTTTCAATAAATACAATATTTCAGTAACTTGGGCAATCGTGGGTAAACTTTACGAAGGTAATGACCCTCTTTGGTCAGGAAAAGATATTATTTCCTGGATCAAAAAAGAAAAGATTCACGAGTTGGGAAGCCATTCATATTCTCACGAAATATTTAATTTAATTCCATCAAAAAAAGCAAATCAAGAAATCAAAAAAAATAAAGCAAAATCATTCGTTTACCCTAGAAATAAAATAAAATATCTAAGTTTATTGAAAAAGCACAATTTTATAGACTTTAGAGGTAAAGACAAATCAGAATTTGAATTAATTCTTCCCAGAATTCCACCAACTCAAAATCCCAAAAAAAATTCTAACCTTATTGAAATTCCATCATCAATGTACTTTGTTTCAGCGAGAGGAATACGAAAATTTATAATTTTTAAAAATCTTCGTTATATAAAATCTGTGTTAGGCATTAACAAAGCAATTAAAAATCATGAAATTTTTCATATATGGTTTCATCCAATAGACCTAGTAGACGACAGCGAAAATTTACTTAACGAGTTGGAAAAAATATTAAAATATGCAAACAAAAAAAGAAACGAAAAAAAAATACAAATTCTAACAATGGAACAAATATCCAGGTCTTATAAATGA
- a CDS encoding glycosyltransferase, with protein sequence MQKKELNFLSLVVPAYKQEKTIKDDLENIDKTLNDGLPVNFDYEIICVVDGFLDKTYENAKKVKSKKIKVLGYEKNQGKGHAVRMGMGMAKGDLISFLDAGRDISPKGIMMLISHMEWYSADIIVGSKRHPVSMVNYPFVRRILSVGYHGGVKILFGLPLTDTQSGLKIFKKDVVDAILPRLLVKRYAMDIEMLAVAKYLGFDRIYEAPIEVKFDKKTSNVKWTTVFKMLQDTAAVFYRLKILHYYDDANWKNWISN encoded by the coding sequence ATGCAAAAAAAAGAACTTAATTTTTTATCGCTTGTGGTACCTGCTTATAAACAGGAAAAAACAATAAAAGATGATCTTGAAAATATAGATAAAACTTTGAATGATGGCCTTCCTGTTAATTTTGATTATGAGATTATTTGTGTGGTCGACGGGTTTTTAGATAAAACTTATGAAAACGCTAAAAAGGTTAAATCAAAAAAAATTAAGGTTTTAGGCTATGAAAAAAATCAAGGGAAGGGCCATGCTGTGCGAATGGGAATGGGAATGGCGAAAGGTGATTTGATTTCATTTTTGGATGCCGGGCGAGACATTTCACCAAAGGGAATAATGATGCTTATTTCACACATGGAATGGTATTCTGCTGATATTATTGTTGGCAGCAAAAGACATCCTGTTTCGATGGTTAATTATCCATTTGTAAGAAGAATTTTAAGCGTTGGGTATCATGGTGGAGTTAAGATTTTATTTGGTCTTCCGCTTACAGATACACAATCCGGTTTAAAAATATTTAAGAAAGATGTTGTTGATGCAATTTTGCCGAGGCTTTTGGTGAAGCGCTATGCAATGGATATTGAGATGCTTGCTGTCGCCAAATATTTAGGGTTTGATAGGATTTATGAAGCACCAATAGAAGTAAAATTTGACAAAAAGACAAGCAACGTGAAATGGACAACTGTTTTTAAGATGTTGCAAGATACTGCTGCGGTTTTTTATAGACTCAAAATTCTTCATTATTACGATGATGCAAACTGGAAAAATTGGATTAGCAACTAA